The following coding sequences lie in one Niabella agricola genomic window:
- the argG gene encoding argininosuccinate synthase, with product MAKKVVLGFSGGLDTSFCVKYLTEEKGYEVHSIIVNTGGFSEDELKKIEEHAKNLGVKSHKTVDAVKNYYDSIIRYLIYGNVLKNNTYPLSVSAERLSQALHIANYARELNADAIAHGSTGAGNDQVRFDMVFHIMAPELEIITPIRDMNLSRAAEVEYLKSKGVEMNFEKSVYSINKGLWGTSVGGKETLTSNGYLPDEAWPTQVTQTGTEAVKLSFEEGELKSVNDQNFAHPTEAIQHLQQIAGPYGIGRDIHVGDTIIGIKGRVGFEAAAPILIIKAHHALEKHVLSKWQLQWKDQISQFYGTWLHEGQILDPVMRDIEAYLQSSQRNVTGDVFLQLHPYRYQVLGIESPYDLMNNAFGSYGEANRSFTGEDVKGFTRIFGNQTSIYHLIKESARAEK from the coding sequence ATGGCTAAAAAAGTTGTACTGGGTTTTAGTGGCGGTTTAGATACATCGTTTTGCGTAAAATACCTCACCGAAGAAAAAGGATACGAGGTACACAGCATAATCGTAAACACCGGGGGCTTTAGCGAAGATGAGTTGAAAAAGATTGAAGAGCACGCAAAAAACCTGGGCGTAAAATCGCATAAGACGGTAGATGCTGTCAAAAATTATTATGATTCTATTATCCGATACCTGATATACGGAAATGTACTCAAAAACAACACCTATCCGCTCAGTGTATCTGCAGAACGTTTGAGCCAGGCCCTGCATATTGCCAACTACGCACGGGAACTGAATGCAGACGCCATTGCGCATGGCAGCACCGGTGCAGGAAATGACCAGGTACGGTTCGACATGGTGTTTCATATTATGGCACCGGAACTGGAAATCATCACTCCTATCCGGGATATGAACCTCAGTCGTGCGGCAGAGGTAGAATACCTGAAAAGTAAGGGTGTGGAAATGAATTTTGAGAAATCGGTTTATTCCATCAATAAAGGGCTCTGGGGCACCAGTGTTGGCGGCAAGGAAACACTTACCTCAAACGGCTATCTGCCCGATGAAGCATGGCCTACGCAGGTGACCCAAACCGGCACCGAGGCTGTAAAACTCTCGTTTGAAGAGGGCGAACTGAAAAGCGTAAACGATCAGAATTTTGCGCATCCAACAGAAGCCATACAACACCTCCAGCAAATTGCAGGCCCTTACGGCATTGGGCGCGATATTCATGTGGGCGATACCATTATTGGCATTAAAGGTCGTGTAGGCTTTGAGGCCGCCGCGCCCATTTTGATCATTAAAGCACACCATGCATTGGAGAAACATGTATTAAGCAAATGGCAATTACAGTGGAAAGACCAGATCTCCCAATTTTACGGCACCTGGTTGCACGAAGGTCAGATCCTCGATCCCGTAATGCGGGATATTGAAGCCTACCTGCAAAGCAGCCAGCGCAATGTAACCGGCGATGTATTTCTTCAGCTGCATCCCTACCGCTATCAGGTGTTGGGCATCGAAAGTCCGTATGATCTGATGAACAATGCATTCGGCAGCTATGGCGAAGCCAACAGAAGCTTTACCGGAGAAGATGTAAAAGGCTTTACAAGAATATTTGGTAACCAAACGTCCATCTATCACCTCATAAAAGAAAGTGCCCGGGCAGAAAAATAA
- a CDS encoding DinB family protein yields MRAIAEQLAQIIHLYTEKIQHIDDPSFSVKPGNDKWSKKEILGHLVDSAQNNIQRFVRVQYESEPNIVYNQDEWVKTQSYNSWNRGELLDLWQLSNKQIGFILKHFPEEKKTLKAYMNKELCTIEYIAQDYIRHLLHHLNQIIS; encoded by the coding sequence ATGCGGGCAATTGCGGAACAATTAGCACAGATCATACATCTATATACTGAAAAAATTCAGCATATAGACGACCCTTCGTTTTCAGTAAAACCAGGCAACGACAAATGGAGTAAGAAAGAAATACTCGGACACCTGGTGGATTCGGCTCAAAACAATATTCAGCGGTTCGTCAGGGTTCAATATGAATCCGAGCCCAATATCGTTTACAATCAGGACGAATGGGTAAAGACACAGTCCTACAATAGCTGGAACCGGGGAGAGCTGCTTGATTTGTGGCAATTATCAAATAAACAGATTGGCTTTATTCTGAAACATTTCCCGGAAGAAAAAAAGACATTAAAGGCGTATATGAATAAAGAACTTTGTACAATAGAATATATTGCACAGGACTATATTCGTCATTTGCTACATCATTTAAATCAAATCATAAGTTAA
- a CDS encoding cupin domain-containing protein produces MHNKATQFFYILKGTGSFEIDQLIFTVHEGQGVEIYPGQPHRIFNNETDWLEFLVCSHPLTEQDRLNLQS; encoded by the coding sequence TTGCACAATAAGGCTACCCAGTTTTTTTATATACTGAAAGGAACTGGTTCTTTTGAAATCGACCAGTTGATTTTTACAGTACATGAAGGGCAGGGAGTAGAAATTTATCCGGGGCAACCGCATCGGATTTTCAACAATGAAACCGATTGGCTGGAATTTCTTGTTTGTTCACACCCGCTAACCGAACAAGATCGCTTAAATTTGCAAAGCTGA
- the argC gene encoding N-acetyl-gamma-glutamyl-phosphate reductase, whose amino-acid sequence MNIKAGIIGGAGYTGGELIRLLIHHPFVTVAFIHSRSNAGKPVTDVHADLVGDTDLRFTDAISQDIDVLFLCLGHGESTKFLKETPIDASVRIIDLANDFRLRKDSNQSQLNRSFVYGLPELNREAIKNAQNIANPGCFATTIQLGLLPLAHTGILKDIYTTGITGSTGAGQKLAATSHFSWRANNIQAYKTLTHQHLGEIGESLDQLQPGTEIDLSFVPWRGDFTRGIFISSTITTDLSLEELYVLFENFYNGHPFTVVSRAPIFLKQIVNTNKAVIQLEKVGSKLVVHSAADNLLKGASGQAVQNMNLLFGIDERAGLNLKPAAF is encoded by the coding sequence ATGAATATAAAAGCTGGAATTATTGGTGGGGCAGGATATACCGGTGGTGAACTGATCCGTTTGTTAATTCATCACCCGTTTGTAACCGTTGCATTTATTCACAGCCGAAGTAACGCAGGAAAGCCGGTAACGGATGTACATGCAGATCTGGTAGGAGATACCGACCTGCGGTTTACAGATGCCATCTCACAGGATATTGATGTGCTGTTCCTTTGCCTGGGACATGGCGAATCCACGAAATTTTTGAAAGAGACGCCCATTGATGCGTCTGTCAGGATCATCGATCTGGCCAATGATTTCCGGTTAAGGAAAGACAGTAACCAGTCGCAACTAAACCGCAGCTTTGTTTACGGGCTTCCCGAACTGAACCGGGAAGCGATCAAAAACGCACAAAATATTGCCAACCCGGGCTGCTTTGCCACCACCATCCAGCTGGGATTATTGCCATTGGCGCATACCGGTATCCTTAAAGATATCTATACTACCGGTATTACCGGTTCTACCGGCGCCGGCCAGAAGCTGGCCGCCACATCACATTTCAGTTGGAGGGCCAATAATATACAGGCTTATAAAACGCTCACACATCAACACCTGGGCGAAATCGGCGAATCACTGGACCAATTACAACCCGGAACAGAGATCGATTTAAGCTTTGTGCCCTGGAGGGGTGATTTTACAAGAGGCATTTTCATCAGCTCCACCATTACCACCGATCTTTCCCTGGAAGAGCTCTATGTGTTGTTTGAAAACTTTTACAACGGCCATCCTTTTACCGTGGTAAGCCGCGCTCCCATCTTCCTGAAACAGATCGTAAATACCAATAAAGCTGTGATCCAGCTTGAAAAAGTGGGCTCCAAGCTGGTGGTGCACTCAGCAGCGGATAACCTGCTAAAAGGCGCCAGCGGACAGGCCGTACAAAACATGAATCTATTGTTTGGCATCGATGAGCGGGCCGGTTTAAATCTGAAACCCGCTGCTTTTTAA
- a CDS encoding RES family NAD+ phosphorylase: protein MFVYRLVHAPYKEDVSGYGAFLYGGRWNSKGLYALYTAEHISLAALEIVVNYDRTMYKMLPDYYLLTLELPDSPVVQIHPNVLKNKWVEDTEYTRFMGDQFLVQKEHLTLRMPSAVIPEEFNLLLNPLHADFKKVKILESRSYGLDNRLFG from the coding sequence ATGTTTGTTTATCGCCTGGTGCATGCACCTTATAAAGAAGATGTTTCCGGTTATGGAGCCTTTTTATATGGAGGACGCTGGAACTCCAAGGGTTTGTATGCGCTTTATACTGCTGAACATATTTCCCTGGCGGCCTTGGAAATTGTGGTGAATTATGACCGGACGATGTATAAGATGCTGCCGGATTATTACCTGCTTACACTTGAGCTGCCGGATAGTCCGGTGGTACAGATCCATCCAAATGTATTAAAAAATAAATGGGTTGAAGATACCGAGTATACACGTTTTATGGGTGACCAGTTCCTGGTTCAAAAAGAACACCTCACTTTAAGAATGCCGTCGGCAGTGATCCCTGAGGAGTTTAATCTCCTATTAAATCCGCTGCATGCTGATTTCAAAAAAGTAAAGATCCTCGAATCCCGCTCTTACGGATTGGACAACCGGTTATTTGGATAG